In the genome of Mercurialis annua linkage group LG8, ddMerAnnu1.2, whole genome shotgun sequence, the window CACATTCCGTAACGTATACCCGAAGGCAGCATTTTCTCTAGAATTGATCAATCAATCAGCAGTAAATTTTCACAATCCTTATATTCTTATGACATTTTCtattaccaaacaaataaaaatccaTCCATCTAAAAATTGTCTTcaatgttttctcatttttgtttctttgcAATTTAGATTTCataataatggaaaaagaaCAAGTTGATCAAGAACGATAttgaaaatataacaaaaatataggaAATACCATAATAACTCTTAATTTATTTCCTCGGAAGGGCGTATTCTATGGATAATAGCAGAATTTAAACTCCGAATCATTTTAGTTTTCCTTAAACCGAAAAAAGAATGAACTCTTTCGCGTCCATCCCTCTATCCGCCTTAGGAGAGCAAAAACCTACCCTGTTCACGTCACTTCCGGTGGCGGTGCTGCCATGTTGGTCGTGGTGGTGGTGGGGGTGATCGTCGGAGTTAGCCGGAGGATGGTAGTACATGCGAGCAGTCTGTGGACAATGAGATTGAAATCTTGTAAGTATTCTAACCCCAGCATCCAACATCTCCATGTACTTCCCCATCGCGGTCTCTctcaaaacataacaaaaaactaaaactaaaaaaatttaaattctcctCTACTCAATTCTTTCCTTCAGTTTCTTGGGAAAGAAaccaaagaaagaaaagaggaaaatgaaagaaaatgaaagatattaaatatgtttatatgccAAGAAAATAGAGGTAAAGaggatgttttttttaaaattttggtttagaGATAACAGAATTTGTATAATAAGACTATAAATAGGTGGCttttgctgtttttttttttactttaccATATTTGCATTATACGCCtttataaatagttttttttttcttctgaaaacaaaaaattctGCTGGTGGTTTGTTGTTGTCGTTTGGACTAACGTTTATCACACGTTTTGCACATTTGGTGAAGATAAAGTTCCCCATAATATATAGCTTGAGTAATCAATAAAGCTTCATTTTCTCCTTCAATTTTGTAACAAATGATCAAATAAAACCAAGGTTGTGGCTTTAAATAAAATTCTCTCAAATTTGACATTTTGGTTCATTTTACTCCCTCAAATGATATGACAAAAAATTGTTGAAACGCTGTACAAAAAGGTGGCAGAAACATTTTAGACAATTTCGAGCAAAAGGGGTAAAATTAGCCAAAATATCAAAAGCAATTAGGATTTTCAATCAAATGACAGGTCAATTTTTTAAGCGTAGTTTTAAAACGCGAACCGGACCAGACAGTTCAATCTGGAATCAGACATCAGTCCATCTCAATTCTGctttaaaaactgaattttcAGTTTAGCCCTCTTTGAACCGAAAAATGACGAAAAATTGAACCACCGCAAGAACCAGTTTAACCTTCAAAGGTTTTTACAAAACCTAAAAAACAGAAGTCACACATTTAACTCTTTTTCATTCTTAGTTCTTTTGTTCTCAACTCCATCTTGTAGCTCTTCAAGTTGAACTCTTTCCACTTTCATTTGATTTACAGCTTCtactttatataaatatttttttacatagCTGGCTGTATTAGTGGTTGAACCTTGAACCAACGGCAACACCAGTTCATTCAAACTTGAGAACAGCAACACCGGTTCATTCAAACTTGACAACGGCAACACCGGTTTATTCAAACTTGAGATGTTTCTGATTTGGCTCAACTCAAATACATCCCTACTTACCCCTCAGCTTCCTTAAGAcatgtataaaataataataatgctCCTAACAGCTAACTTGGGATTCAGAATACAACAGTGGGATGGGCATTGATCAGAATCTGCAGAGCCATCTGAAGGAtcatatataatttaaccatcaTTGAAGACCAACCATACTTATAAATATCGATGCCAATCATGCTTATCGGTACTCTCTGGTGCAGTAATTTGTCACGCTCTTTATAGTACATTTTAGTCGCTAAATTATACTACTGCTGCCAGCCATACTGCTGGTTGCGGTTTCCCCCCATCATGTTTGAGCCACGACCGGCACTAGAACCACCATATGGAGCACCGCCTGGAGGGTAGTTAGGACCACCAACTCCATATCCACCACTACTGCCTCCACCGCGTGGAGCACCAGGCATGCCACTTGAACCATAGGGTGGTGCCCGCCCTTGTGGCGGATATGGTCCGCTCCCATAGCTTCCACCACCTTGACCCCCACG includes:
- the LOC126661272 gene encoding uncharacterized protein LOC126661272; its protein translation is MGKYMEMLDAGVRILTRFQSHCPQTARMYYHPPANSDDHPHHHHDQHGSTATGSDVNRVGFCSPKADRGMDAKEFILFSV